One genomic window of Maribacter aquivivus includes the following:
- a CDS encoding mechanosensitive ion channel family protein translates to MIQESAETIKGIIEDDIWGTIKKFLDLGYHFGEGDKSIHITIGLLLLLTVAFLLTSTVLQAIRRFFTRKMEADDKLKFISIFKFIKYLVYVIVILFTMSAAGINITILITASAALFVGLGLALQEIFQDIIGGIFIIVDKSLRVGDIIEIDNKVGKVFEIKLRTTRAITRDDKVIIIPNHKFISDIVYNYTQNHKTTRELVRIGVAYGSDIELVTDILLDIVKSQRSILKSPKPFVIFEDFGDSALVFTVNFYLTDSFTDPRVKSEVRYKIDAEFRKHKISIPFPQRDVHLYQQGPFQHSNVSNAENNEKA, encoded by the coding sequence ATGATTCAAGAAAGTGCAGAGACCATTAAGGGAATAATTGAGGATGATATTTGGGGAACTATTAAGAAATTTTTAGACCTAGGTTATCATTTCGGTGAAGGTGATAAATCTATTCATATTACCATAGGATTGCTGTTATTACTTACCGTAGCATTTTTACTTACTAGTACTGTTCTGCAAGCGATTCGTAGGTTCTTTACAAGAAAAATGGAAGCTGATGATAAGCTGAAGTTCATCAGCATATTTAAGTTCATTAAGTACTTGGTCTATGTTATAGTGATTCTTTTTACCATGAGTGCAGCTGGTATTAATATTACTATTTTGATTACCGCATCTGCAGCCTTATTCGTTGGACTTGGATTAGCCTTACAAGAGATTTTTCAAGATATTATAGGTGGTATTTTTATCATTGTAGATAAATCTTTAAGAGTTGGCGATATTATTGAAATAGATAATAAGGTAGGTAAGGTTTTTGAAATTAAGTTACGTACCACTAGGGCAATCACAAGAGATGATAAAGTGATAATAATACCTAATCATAAATTTATTAGTGACATCGTTTATAACTACACGCAAAATCATAAGACCACGAGAGAATTGGTGCGTATTGGTGTGGCTTATGGTAGTGATATTGAATTGGTGACCGATATACTTCTAGATATAGTTAAATCGCAAAGAAGCATTTTAAAGAGCCCAAAACCATTTGTAATATTTGAAGATTTTGGTGATTCTGCCCTCGTATTTACGGTTAATTTTTATTTGACAGATAGTTTTACAGATCCTCGTGTAAAAAGCGAGGTAAGATATAAGATTGATGCTGAATTTAGAAAGCATAAAATATCTATTCCTTTTCCGCAAAGAGATGTTCATTTGTATCAACAAGGTCCCTTTCAACATAGCAATGTATCAAATGCAGAGAATAATGAGAAAGCATAG
- a CDS encoding ABC transporter permease, whose translation MNKLPLIIKREYIAKVRNKSFVVMTFLSPFLMVGMILLIAYLTQLNDNEKKVIGVLNESGYFANEFVTSEVTSYINFKDISLEQAKDSTVSLGFYGLIYLPNESNLEQVAQRAFFYSKDAPSATVLDKLESSITGRLRQERLRELGMSPKEYAEMDRGYNINIETFDGLQNIKGINEIKAIIGGAFGYLIMMFIIIYGGFVMRSVIEEKTSRIIEVIISSVKPFHLMMGKIIGTSLAGITQFAIWIVSGAILLFIGLAIFDIDPASLTKGGGVAPGMANTANVDVDALTQNIQLYAQEIFELPIFAMLFFFIVYFVLGYLIYSSIYAAIGAAVDNETDTQQFIFPVILPLMLAIYVGFFSVFSNPNGPIAVAFSLFPLTSPIVMLMRLPWGIGEGGVPVWQLITSIVILIATFIGIVWVAAKIYRVGILMYGKKPSYKELYKWLKYS comes from the coding sequence ATGAATAAATTACCACTTATAATTAAAAGGGAATACATAGCTAAAGTGCGTAATAAGTCGTTCGTTGTTATGACTTTTTTAAGTCCTTTTTTAATGGTAGGTATGATATTGTTGATAGCATACTTAACTCAGTTAAATGACAACGAAAAAAAGGTCATAGGTGTATTAAACGAAAGCGGCTATTTTGCGAATGAGTTTGTAACCTCAGAAGTTACTTCTTATATCAATTTTAAAGATATTTCATTAGAACAGGCAAAAGACTCAACAGTTAGTTTGGGTTTTTATGGTCTAATTTATTTACCTAACGAATCTAATTTAGAACAAGTAGCGCAAAGAGCTTTCTTCTATAGTAAAGATGCGCCAAGTGCTACCGTTTTAGATAAACTAGAAAGTTCCATAACGGGTAGATTGCGGCAAGAAAGATTACGTGAATTAGGCATGTCACCAAAAGAATATGCTGAAATGGACCGTGGCTATAATATAAATATTGAAACTTTTGATGGCTTACAGAATATTAAAGGTATTAATGAGATAAAAGCGATTATTGGGGGTGCATTTGGCTACCTTATTATGATGTTCATTATTATTTATGGTGGCTTTGTAATGCGTAGTGTTATCGAAGAAAAAACTAGTAGAATTATAGAGGTTATTATATCCTCTGTAAAACCTTTTCATTTAATGATGGGTAAGATTATTGGAACTTCACTTGCTGGTATAACGCAATTTGCAATTTGGATTGTATCAGGAGCTATTTTGTTATTTATAGGTCTTGCTATTTTTGATATAGATCCTGCTAGTCTAACAAAGGGCGGTGGGGTTGCACCTGGTATGGCTAATACTGCAAATGTCGATGTAGATGCTCTTACTCAAAACATTCAATTATATGCGCAAGAAATTTTTGAATTGCCCATTTTTGCTATGTTGTTTTTTTTCATTGTTTATTTCGTCTTGGGTTATTTAATTTATAGCTCTATCTATGCCGCCATTGGTGCAGCTGTAGATAATGAGACAGATACACAGCAGTTTATTTTTCCGGTTATTTTACCATTGATGTTGGCTATATATGTGGGATTCTTTTCTGTATTTAGCAATCCAAACGGACCAATAGCCGTTGCATTTTCCCTTTTTCCGTTAACATCACCTATTGTAATGTTAATGCGTTTACCTTGGGGTATTGGCGAAGGTGGTGTGCCGGTATGGCAATTGATAACATCAATTGTAATATTAATAGCTACTTTTATTGGTATAGTATGGGTAGCTGCAAAAATATATCGGGTAGGTATACTTATGTACGGTAAAAAACCTAGCTATAAAGAATTGTATAAGTGGCTTAAATACTCATGA
- a CDS encoding ABC transporter ATP-binding protein gives MSHILVANDVTKQFGSHTALKSVSLEIPKNSIYGLLGPNGAGKTTLIRIINQITYPDQGSVYFDGELLKPEHIAQIGYLPEERGLYKSMKVGEQALYLAQLKGLSKAEAKKRLKYWFERLEIGDWWNKKIQELSKGMAQKIQFVVTVLHEPKLLIFDEPFSGFDPINANIIKEQILSLKENGTSIIFSTHRMESVEELCEYIALIHKSEKILDGKLTDIKKAYKNNIFEIGLETDNDQLLLNEMQDKFQVLSQDYDSIEKQLNLRVQLPSNESRDILTFLGSRANVNGFKETIPSASDIFIKTIQDKNIDHE, from the coding sequence ATGAGTCATATTTTGGTTGCTAATGATGTCACCAAACAGTTTGGGAGCCATACGGCATTGAAGAGCGTTTCCCTTGAAATTCCTAAGAATAGTATCTACGGATTACTTGGACCTAACGGGGCGGGTAAGACAACGCTAATTCGTATCATAAATCAAATTACATATCCTGATCAAGGTTCCGTTTATTTTGACGGTGAGCTACTTAAGCCAGAACATATTGCGCAAATTGGGTATCTGCCTGAAGAACGTGGTCTTTATAAAAGTATGAAGGTTGGCGAGCAGGCACTTTATCTAGCGCAACTAAAAGGGTTGTCTAAAGCTGAAGCTAAAAAGCGCCTAAAATATTGGTTTGAAAGATTGGAAATTGGAGATTGGTGGAACAAAAAAATACAGGAACTATCTAAAGGTATGGCGCAAAAAATACAGTTTGTTGTAACTGTACTTCATGAGCCTAAGTTGTTGATTTTTGACGAGCCTTTTAGTGGTTTTGATCCTATCAATGCCAATATTATAAAAGAACAAATTTTAAGTTTAAAAGAGAATGGCACATCTATTATATTTTCAACACATAGAATGGAGTCTGTAGAAGAATTGTGTGAATATATTGCTTTGATCCATAAATCAGAGAAAATATTAGATGGTAAATTAACTGACATCAAGAAAGCTTACAAGAACAATATTTTTGAGATAGGTTTAGAGACAGATAATGATCAATTGCTGCTAAATGAAATGCAAGATAAATTTCAAGTGCTATCTCAAGATTATGATAGTATTGAAAAACAATTGAACCTTAGAGTGCAATTGCCATCAAATGAATCTAGGGATATTTTAACCTTTTTAGGTTCACGTGCAAACGTAAATGGTTTTAAAGAAACGATTCCGTCTGCAAGTGATATTTTTATAAAAACTATTCAAGATAAAAATATCGACCATGAATAA
- a CDS encoding branched-chain amino acid aminotransferase encodes MSIATKDITIEKVKTSKIDQVDFDNLAFGSVFSDHMMVCTYKNGAWEMPKITPYQPITLDPSSKIFHYGQSIFEGMKAYKDENNDVYLFRPLENHKRFNISAERMCIPQIPEDYFMEGLTTLLNLDKDFIPTQEGSSLYIRPFMFASGNGFHASPADEYKFIIACAPSGAYFSGKVKVLIEEKYSRSANGGVGFAKAGGNYAGQFYPTQLAVAKGYNQVIWTDDTTHEYIEEAGAMNIFIRINDTLLTGPTSDRILDGITRKSILDIAKDQGIKTEVRKITVKEVVDAAKDGSLKEMFGAGTAAVISPIAGFGFRDTDYELPELENSYAQKLKKIITDIQYNKSEDKFGWRFKVEA; translated from the coding sequence ATGAGTATTGCAACAAAAGATATCACGATAGAAAAGGTAAAAACCTCTAAAATTGACCAAGTAGATTTTGACAATCTTGCTTTTGGATCTGTATTTTCAGACCATATGATGGTCTGTACCTACAAAAATGGTGCTTGGGAAATGCCGAAAATTACGCCTTACCAACCAATTACGTTAGATCCATCTTCGAAGATTTTCCATTACGGACAATCTATTTTTGAAGGTATGAAAGCCTATAAGGATGAAAATAATGATGTCTACCTATTTAGACCATTAGAAAACCACAAGCGTTTTAATATTTCTGCGGAAAGAATGTGTATACCTCAAATTCCTGAAGATTATTTTATGGAAGGGCTAACCACGTTACTTAACCTTGATAAAGATTTTATACCTACTCAAGAAGGTAGTTCATTATATATAAGACCTTTTATGTTTGCTTCTGGTAATGGTTTTCATGCCTCACCAGCCGATGAATATAAATTCATTATCGCTTGCGCACCTTCCGGAGCATACTTTTCTGGTAAAGTAAAAGTGCTAATTGAAGAGAAATATTCTAGATCTGCAAACGGTGGTGTTGGTTTCGCAAAAGCTGGCGGTAATTATGCAGGTCAATTCTACCCAACTCAATTAGCAGTAGCAAAAGGATACAACCAAGTAATTTGGACAGATGACACTACCCACGAATATATTGAGGAAGCGGGTGCAATGAACATTTTCATTAGAATAAATGATACCTTATTAACAGGACCTACAAGTGATCGTATTCTTGATGGAATCACCAGAAAAAGCATTTTAGATATCGCTAAAGACCAAGGTATAAAGACCGAGGTTAGAAAAATTACGGTTAAAGAAGTTGTTGACGCAGCTAAAGATGGTTCTTTAAAAGAAATGTTCGGTGCTGGTACAGCAGCGGTTATTTCGCCAATTGCCGGTTTTGGTTTTAGAGATACGGATTATGAGTTGCCAGAACTAGAAAATAGCTACGCACAAAAATTAAAGAAAATTATAACAGATATACAATATAATAAGTCTGAAGATAAGTTCGGATGGCGTTTTAAAGTTGAAGCATAA
- a CDS encoding TIGR01777 family oxidoreductase translates to MKVLITGATGLVGSELVSQCHEKGYAVNYLTTRKNKIVSEDNYQGFFWDPKAGEIDAKCLDGVSVIINLAGSSISKRWTSSYKKEIINSRVNTLELLKSTLLANENHTVKSLISASAIGIYPDSVSNYYTEDEAAVDDSFLGEVVAIWEKKINEFKSLGLKVAKVRIGLVMSKDGGALPEMAKPVKYYVGAAFGSGQQWQSWIHITDLAAIFLHITKYELKGTFNGVAPNPVTNVKLVKEIAKALDQPLILPNIPKFVMYTVLGEMAYILFASQRVSSKKIEEEGFIFQYANICQALGSIYNTNAECVDSKNKVTKQFVS, encoded by the coding sequence ATGAAAGTATTGATAACAGGTGCGACAGGTTTAGTGGGGAGCGAGTTGGTATCTCAATGCCATGAAAAAGGTTATGCCGTTAACTACCTAACCACACGTAAAAATAAAATTGTTTCAGAAGATAATTACCAAGGTTTCTTTTGGGATCCAAAGGCTGGTGAAATAGACGCTAAGTGTTTAGATGGTGTTTCTGTAATCATCAATTTGGCAGGTTCTAGTATTTCTAAAAGATGGACAAGTAGTTATAAGAAAGAAATTATAAATAGCAGGGTTAATACCTTAGAGTTGCTAAAGAGCACGCTTTTAGCGAATGAAAATCATACCGTAAAATCACTTATTTCTGCATCTGCAATTGGTATTTATCCCGATTCGGTAAGTAACTATTACACTGAAGACGAAGCTGCTGTTGATGATAGTTTTTTAGGAGAGGTAGTAGCTATTTGGGAGAAGAAAATTAATGAATTTAAATCCTTAGGATTAAAAGTTGCTAAAGTCCGTATTGGGCTTGTAATGTCTAAAGATGGCGGTGCGTTACCAGAAATGGCAAAACCTGTTAAGTATTACGTAGGGGCGGCTTTTGGTTCTGGTCAGCAATGGCAATCTTGGATTCATATAACAGATTTGGCAGCTATTTTTCTTCATATAACTAAGTATGAATTAAAAGGTACGTTTAATGGCGTTGCGCCAAACCCTGTAACTAATGTCAAGCTCGTAAAAGAAATTGCAAAAGCATTAGATCAACCACTTATATTACCAAATATCCCAAAATTTGTCATGTATACTGTACTTGGTGAAATGGCATATATCTTATTTGCAAGTCAACGCGTAAGCAGTAAAAAAATAGAAGAAGAAGGTTTTATTTTTCAATACGCGAATATTTGTCAAGCACTTGGGTCTATTTATAATACAAATGCCGAATGTGTTGATTCTAAAAATAAAGTGACAAAGCAATTTGTGTCTTAA
- a CDS encoding pyrophosphohydrolase domain-containing protein, with translation MKNKIKAVEEFHNSFGLGVSEDMIADLGEAKNTLRFNLMDEENKEYLEAAQNNDLVEVADALGDMLYILCGTILEHGMQYKIEEVFNEIQRSNMSKLGEDGKPIYREDGKVLKGPNYSKPNIGVILDK, from the coding sequence ATGAAAAACAAAATCAAAGCAGTAGAAGAGTTTCATAATTCTTTTGGTCTAGGTGTTTCAGAAGATATGATTGCAGATTTAGGAGAAGCGAAAAATACGTTGCGTTTCAATTTAATGGATGAGGAAAATAAAGAGTATTTAGAAGCAGCTCAGAATAATGACCTAGTTGAGGTTGCTGATGCCTTAGGCGATATGTTATACATATTATGTGGTACTATTTTGGAGCATGGTATGCAGTATAAAATTGAAGAGGTGTTCAATGAGATACAAAGAAGTAATATGAGTAAACTTGGAGAAGATGGTAAACCTATTTACCGTGAAGACGGTAAGGTGTTAAAAGGACCAAATTATTCTAAACCGAATATTGGTGTAATATTGGATAAATAA
- the dnaJ gene encoding molecular chaperone DnaJ, with protein MKEDYYEVLGISKSATAAEIKKAYRKKALQYHPDKNPGDSSAEEKFKKSAEAYEVLSDADKKARYDQFGHSAFEGGGGGGGFGGGGMNMDDIFSQFGDIFGGGFGGGGFGGFGGGGGQRRVKGSNLRIRVTLTLEEIANGVEKKVKVKRKVQAEGVTYKTCTTCNGRGQVTKIQNTILGRMQTAAVCSTCGGSGQILDGKPGDADAQGLKVAEETVSINIPAGVEEGMQLKVPNKGNDAPGNGVPGDLLVAIETQEHSTLKREGDNLHYDLYVSISEAVLGTSKEIDAVGGKVRIKLEAGIQSGKILRLRGKGITSLNGYGAGDILVHVNVWTPKELNKEQKEFFEKMQGNDNFEPKPEKSDKSFFEKVKDMFS; from the coding sequence ATGAAGGAAGATTATTATGAAGTATTAGGCATCAGTAAGAGTGCAACTGCTGCAGAAATAAAAAAAGCATACCGTAAAAAGGCATTGCAGTATCACCCAGATAAAAATCCGGGAGATAGTTCTGCAGAAGAGAAGTTTAAGAAATCTGCTGAAGCTTATGAAGTTTTAAGTGACGCCGATAAGAAAGCTCGTTACGATCAGTTTGGCCATTCTGCTTTTGAAGGCGGCGGTGGCGGCGGCGGTTTCGGTGGCGGCGGTATGAATATGGATGATATCTTCAGCCAATTTGGTGATATTTTTGGTGGCGGCTTCGGCGGCGGAGGCTTTGGTGGCTTCGGCGGTGGCGGTGGTCAACGAAGAGTAAAAGGAAGTAATCTGAGAATTAGGGTTACATTGACCTTAGAAGAGATTGCAAATGGTGTAGAGAAAAAAGTTAAGGTAAAACGAAAAGTCCAAGCAGAAGGGGTTACCTATAAAACATGTACTACTTGTAATGGTAGAGGACAGGTGACAAAAATTCAGAACACGATACTTGGTAGAATGCAAACAGCAGCTGTTTGTAGTACTTGTGGTGGAAGTGGTCAAATTTTAGATGGTAAACCAGGTGATGCGGATGCACAAGGACTTAAAGTTGCTGAAGAAACTGTTTCTATTAATATACCTGCAGGTGTAGAGGAAGGTATGCAGTTAAAAGTGCCTAATAAAGGTAATGATGCTCCAGGTAATGGGGTGCCAGGAGATTTATTAGTTGCCATAGAAACCCAAGAGCATAGCACACTTAAAAGAGAAGGTGATAATTTACATTATGATCTTTATGTAAGTATTTCTGAAGCTGTTTTAGGAACTTCAAAAGAAATCGATGCCGTTGGTGGTAAAGTTCGTATTAAGCTAGAAGCAGGTATTCAGTCTGGTAAAATATTGAGACTTAGAGGTAAGGGTATTACGAGCTTAAATGGTTATGGTGCTGGTGATATATTGGTACATGTAAACGTTTGGACACCTAAAGAGTTGAATAAAGAGCAGAAAGAATTCTTCGAAAAAATGCAGGGCAATGACAATTTTGAGCCTAAACCAGAGAAATCTGATAAGTCATTTTTTGAAAAAGTTAAAGATATGTTCTCGTAA
- the mnmD gene encoding tRNA (5-methylaminomethyl-2-thiouridine)(34)-methyltransferase MnmD produces MKREIITTGDGSKTIQIMDWQEQYHSKHGAIQEAYHVFIKSGLDLFKDQEIQILEIGFGTGLNAFITLIEFEKRNLQIGYTGVEAYPVSNEELDQLNYLEELKSLSRKDDFDLMHSSPWAQEIEIAKNFSLNKQQKFFKEIDALNTYHLIYFDAFGARVQPELWTVEIFKIMFNAMKSGGYLVTYAAKGSVRRAMLEVGFLVERLPGPPGKREMLRAKKE; encoded by the coding sequence TTGAAAAGAGAAATTATTACTACAGGCGATGGTTCTAAAACCATTCAAATCATGGACTGGCAAGAACAGTACCACTCAAAACATGGAGCTATTCAAGAAGCTTATCATGTATTTATTAAATCCGGGTTAGATTTATTCAAAGATCAAGAAATTCAAATTCTAGAAATTGGTTTTGGTACTGGGCTAAATGCATTTATTACACTTATTGAATTTGAAAAGCGCAATTTGCAAATAGGTTATACAGGTGTAGAGGCTTATCCGGTTTCAAATGAAGAGCTAGATCAATTAAATTATTTAGAAGAATTAAAATCACTTTCTAGAAAAGATGATTTTGATTTAATGCATTCATCTCCTTGGGCGCAAGAAATAGAAATTGCTAAAAATTTCAGTCTAAACAAGCAGCAGAAATTTTTTAAAGAGATTGATGCGCTCAATACCTACCATCTAATTTATTTCGATGCCTTTGGCGCTCGTGTACAACCAGAATTATGGACGGTAGAAATTTTTAAAATCATGTTCAATGCTATGAAGAGTGGCGGGTATTTGGTTACTTATGCTGCTAAAGGTAGTGTTAGACGGGCTATGTTAGAAGTTGGTTTTCTTGTTGAGAGACTTCCTGGACCTCCTGGTAAAAGAGAAATGCTGAGGGCTAAAAAAGAATAA
- a CDS encoding nucleotide exchange factor GrpE produces MSDKENTLDDEFLDDELLEGQEQEQKLENEEEEEEKSVEETLSDELAKEKDKFLRLFAEFENYKRRTSKERMELFKTAGQEVIVSLLPVLDDFDRAMKELAKSEDKETFTGIELINVKLRETLKGKGLEMVEAKAGDVFDADIHEAITQIPAPDKKMKGKIIDVIEKGFKLGDRIIRHPKVVVGN; encoded by the coding sequence ATGAGTGATAAAGAAAACACTTTGGATGATGAATTCTTGGATGATGAGCTATTAGAAGGCCAAGAGCAAGAACAAAAGCTAGAGAATGAAGAGGAAGAAGAAGAAAAGTCGGTAGAAGAAACGCTTAGCGATGAACTAGCGAAAGAGAAAGATAAGTTTTTAAGATTGTTTGCAGAATTTGAGAATTATAAAAGACGTACTTCTAAAGAACGTATGGAGTTGTTTAAGACTGCAGGGCAAGAAGTAATTGTTTCATTATTACCAGTTCTAGATGATTTTGATAGAGCTATGAAAGAATTGGCAAAATCAGAAGATAAAGAAACTTTTACCGGTATTGAGCTAATTAATGTTAAGCTTAGAGAGACTCTTAAGGGCAAAGGTTTAGAAATGGTTGAAGCTAAGGCGGGTGATGTTTTTGATGCAGATATACATGAAGCAATAACTCAAATACCAGCACCTGACAAGAAGATGAAAGGTAAAATTATCGACGTTATCGAAAAAGGGTTTAAGTTGGGCGACCGTATCATTAGGCATCCAAAAGTAGTTGTAGGAAATTAA
- a CDS encoding DUF4920 domain-containing protein encodes MKGFNILLVFLFGFFTCLAQQDVDNSSSKFYGDEFKITELSSKDDVMKQFASMPVADSLNLQFKTKVKEVCKVKGCWMIVELPEGEQAMVRFKDYGFFMPADILEKEVVLNGLAFVEEMSVGDQQHYAKDGGKTEEEIAKITTPKRTYSFEATGVLVPN; translated from the coding sequence ATGAAAGGATTTAACATATTACTTGTGTTTTTATTTGGATTTTTTACTTGTCTTGCACAGCAAGATGTAGATAATAGTTCATCAAAATTTTATGGTGATGAATTTAAAATCACTGAATTAAGTAGTAAAGATGATGTTATGAAGCAATTTGCTTCAATGCCTGTAGCTGACTCTTTGAACCTTCAGTTTAAAACTAAGGTAAAAGAGGTTTGCAAAGTAAAAGGGTGTTGGATGATTGTTGAACTGCCAGAAGGTGAGCAAGCAATGGTGCGTTTTAAAGATTACGGATTTTTTATGCCTGCAGATATTCTAGAAAAAGAAGTTGTTTTAAACGGATTGGCATTTGTAGAAGAAATGAGTGTTGGTGATCAACAGCATTATGCAAAAGATGGTGGTAAGACAGAAGAAGAGATAGCAAAAATTACAACTCCGAAAAGAACATATAGTTTTGAAGCAACTGGAGTGTTAGTTCCAAATTAA
- a CDS encoding DUF6268 family outer membrane beta-barrel protein: MRKHSYVILTVCLSLFTINSTIAQTPDVFRLEYMLMPENSGDVETSRIKLVLNVPIAVRDKKDFLVLGAEYNRYNFEVPDDLFPDSGDLSKFHVLDVNLAYMYKLTESWRLIGVVTPRWSTNFVQELQNEDFNMNYTVGAYKNVKDVDKPYMLVLGISYNGTSPIDIPLPFVYFEKRFHPNWAYTLGAPKSGMKYFTKKGHFFQTEIFLDGYYVNIQNDILLPGNNLSTDVSSTALLLTIGYQYKITKDMSVYFIGGRSIYQNSALRNEERDDIFTLNDASGLYFRTGIRIGI; this comes from the coding sequence ATGAGAAAGCATAGCTATGTTATTCTAACCGTGTGCTTATCGTTGTTCACTATTAATTCAACTATAGCGCAAACACCAGATGTTTTTAGATTAGAATACATGTTAATGCCTGAAAATAGTGGTGACGTAGAAACATCGCGTATAAAGCTTGTGTTGAACGTGCCAATTGCGGTAAGAGATAAGAAAGATTTTTTGGTTCTTGGTGCGGAGTATAATCGATACAATTTTGAGGTTCCAGATGATTTATTTCCTGATTCTGGTGATTTAAGTAAATTTCATGTATTAGATGTAAACTTGGCATACATGTATAAGTTGACTGAAAGCTGGCGTCTAATTGGTGTGGTTACCCCAAGATGGTCTACTAATTTTGTTCAAGAATTACAGAACGAAGATTTTAATATGAACTATACGGTAGGTGCATATAAAAATGTGAAAGATGTAGATAAGCCATATATGCTGGTTTTGGGTATTTCATACAACGGCACATCGCCAATAGACATTCCATTGCCATTTGTGTATTTTGAGAAGCGATTTCATCCAAATTGGGCATATACACTAGGAGCACCAAAATCTGGCATGAAATACTTTACCAAAAAGGGGCATTTCTTTCAGACCGAAATATTTTTAGATGGGTATTACGTAAATATTCAAAATGATATTTTGTTACCTGGAAATAATTTATCTACAGATGTTTCTTCTACGGCATTATTATTGACAATAGGTTACCAGTATAAGATAACTAAGGATATGTCCGTTTACTTTATAGGCGGTCGTTCTATTTATCAGAATAGCGCGTTGCGTAACGAAGAAAGAGATGATATTTTCACTTTAAACGATGCCTCGGGTCTATATTTTAGAACAGGAATAAGAATAGGAATTTAA
- a CDS encoding sigma-54-dependent transcriptional regulator, producing the protein MSKILVIEDEAAIRRVLVKILSEENDTYSVEEAEDGLKGIETIKNNDYDLVLCDIKMPKMDGVEVLQAARKIKPEIPFIMISGHGDLDTAVNTMRLGAFDYISKPPDLNRLLTTVRNALDRKVLVVENKNLKKKVSKNYEMIGESSEIDTIKDMIEKVAPTDARVLITGSNGTGKELVAHWLHEKSARSSGSFIEVNCAAIPSELIESELFGHVKGAFTSAVKDRAGKFEAANKGTIFLDEIGDMSLSAQAKVLRALQESKISRVGTDKDIKVDVRVIAATNKDLKKEIEEGNFREDLYHRLAVILIQVPSLNDRRDDIPLLIEHFSKKIAAEQGMAGKTFSVTAIKMLKAYDWTGNIRELRNVVERLIILGGQEVSEDDVKLFASK; encoded by the coding sequence ATGTCAAAGATATTAGTAATAGAAGATGAAGCAGCAATTAGAAGGGTATTGGTCAAAATTTTATCCGAAGAAAATGATACATATTCTGTTGAAGAAGCCGAAGACGGACTAAAAGGTATTGAAACCATCAAGAACAATGACTATGACTTGGTGCTTTGCGACATAAAAATGCCAAAAATGGATGGCGTAGAGGTACTTCAGGCTGCTAGAAAAATTAAACCTGAAATTCCGTTTATAATGATATCTGGTCACGGTGATCTAGATACTGCTGTAAATACAATGAGATTAGGCGCCTTTGATTATATATCAAAACCGCCAGATTTAAATAGATTGCTTACTACTGTTAGAAATGCCTTAGATAGAAAAGTATTGGTCGTTGAGAACAAAAACTTGAAGAAAAAGGTGAGTAAGAATTATGAAATGATTGGTGAAAGTAGCGAAATAGATACGATCAAAGATATGATCGAAAAGGTTGCGCCTACAGATGCTCGTGTTTTAATTACCGGATCTAATGGTACAGGTAAAGAGCTTGTTGCGCATTGGCTACATGAAAAAAGTGCTAGAAGTTCAGGTTCATTTATTGAAGTGAACTGTGCTGCTATACCTTCAGAATTAATTGAAAGTGAATTATTCGGACACGTTAAAGGTGCTTTTACTTCAGCAGTGAAAGATAGGGCTGGTAAATTTGAAGCAGCCAATAAAGGAACCATATTCCTAGATGAAATTGGTGATATGAGTCTTTCAGCACAGGCGAAAGTGTTAAGGGCACTTCAAGAAAGTAAAATATCGCGTGTAGGTACAGATAAGGATATTAAAGTTGATGTACGTGTAATTGCTGCTACGAACAAAGATTTAAAGAAAGAAATAGAAGAAGGTAACTTTAGAGAAGATTTGTACCACAGGTTGGCGGTTATTCTTATTCAAGTACCTAGTTTAAATGATCGTCGTGATGATATACCATTATTAATTGAGCATTTTTCTAAGAAAATTGCCGCTGAGCAAGGTATGGCAGGCAAAACTTTTTCAGTTACGGCAATCAAAATGTTGAAAGCATATGATTGGACAGGGAATATTCGTGAACTAAGAAACGTTGTTGAGCGTTTAATTATACTTGGTGGTCAAGAAGTGTCAGAAGATGACGTAAAATTGTTTGCCAGTAAATAA